In Streptomyces violaceusniger Tu 4113, one DNA window encodes the following:
- a CDS encoding aldehyde dehydrogenase family protein: MTDLFIGGQWTEAIDERTREIRCPADGSLVAVVDEGGGKDAAEAVAAARQAFDQGPWPRTPVGARGDLLLRVAGLVERDKAGLARAESLDTGKRLAESELDIDGVVACFRYYGELVRTEADRVVDTGTEHTVSRVVYEPVGVCALITPWNYPLLQTSWKVAPALAAGNTFVLKPSELTPSTAIALMRLLAEAGLPGGVANLVLGPGAEAGAPLTDNPDVDMVSFTGGLRTGRRIMAAASGTVKRTSLELGGKNPNIVFADADFETAVDYALTAVFLHSGQVCSAGARLLVEDPVHDAFVEEVVRRARGIRLGGPFDERAQTGPLISAAHRAKVEAYVATGLAEGARLRCGGGRPDDPALADGYYFLPTVLDRCHNGMSVLADESFGPVLTVERFVGEDEAVRLANDTVYGLAGAVWSGDEGRAQRVASLLRLGTVWINDYHPYLPQAEWGGFKQSGSGRELGPCGLAEYREAKHIWRNTRPRPQGWFA, from the coding sequence GTGACGGACCTCTTCATCGGTGGCCAGTGGACCGAAGCGATCGACGAACGCACCCGTGAGATCCGCTGCCCCGCCGACGGATCGCTGGTGGCGGTCGTCGACGAGGGCGGCGGCAAGGACGCGGCCGAGGCGGTGGCCGCCGCCCGGCAGGCGTTCGACCAGGGGCCCTGGCCCCGAACCCCGGTCGGGGCGCGCGGCGATCTGCTGCTGCGCGTCGCCGGTCTGGTGGAGCGCGACAAGGCCGGGCTCGCCCGGGCTGAATCGCTGGACACCGGGAAGCGACTGGCCGAGAGCGAGCTGGACATCGACGGTGTGGTGGCGTGCTTCCGCTACTACGGAGAGCTCGTGCGCACCGAGGCGGACCGGGTCGTGGACACCGGCACCGAGCACACCGTCAGCCGGGTGGTCTATGAACCGGTCGGGGTCTGCGCGCTGATCACCCCGTGGAACTATCCGCTGCTGCAGACCTCGTGGAAGGTCGCCCCCGCGCTCGCCGCGGGCAACACCTTCGTACTGAAGCCCAGTGAGCTGACCCCCAGCACGGCGATCGCCCTGATGCGGCTGCTGGCGGAGGCCGGGCTGCCGGGCGGGGTGGCCAATCTGGTGCTCGGCCCGGGCGCCGAGGCCGGGGCCCCGCTCACCGACAACCCCGATGTGGACATGGTGTCCTTCACCGGGGGCCTGCGCACCGGGCGCCGGATCATGGCCGCCGCCTCGGGCACGGTCAAGCGGACCTCGCTGGAACTGGGCGGCAAGAACCCCAATATCGTCTTCGCCGACGCGGACTTCGAAACCGCCGTGGACTACGCGCTCACCGCGGTCTTCCTCCACTCCGGGCAGGTCTGCTCGGCCGGGGCCCGGCTGTTGGTGGAGGACCCCGTGCACGACGCCTTCGTCGAGGAGGTCGTGCGCCGCGCCCGCGGGATCCGGCTGGGCGGGCCGTTCGACGAGCGGGCCCAGACCGGCCCGCTGATCTCCGCCGCGCACCGGGCCAAGGTCGAGGCGTATGTGGCGACGGGGCTCGCGGAGGGCGCCCGGCTGCGCTGCGGCGGCGGCCGCCCCGACGATCCGGCCCTGGCCGACGGCTACTACTTTCTGCCGACCGTCCTCGACCGCTGCCACAACGGTATGTCGGTACTGGCCGACGAGTCCTTCGGGCCGGTGCTCACGGTGGAACGTTTCGTCGGCGAGGACGAGGCGGTACGGCTGGCCAACGACACCGTGTACGGGCTCGCCGGGGCCGTATGGTCCGGCGACGAGGGGCGGGCGCAGCGGGTGGCCTCCCTGCTGCGGCTGGGCACCGTATGGATCAACGACTACCACCCCTATCTGCCGCAGGCGGAGTGGGGCGGGTTCAAACAGTCGGGGAGCGGACGGGAGTTGGGGCCCTGCGGGCTCGCGGAGTACCGGGAGGCCAAGCACATCTGGCGCAATACGCGGCCGCGTCCGCAGGGCTGGTTCGCCTGA
- a CDS encoding aromatic ring-hydroxylating oxygenase subunit alpha — MTVAPESPAATTPSLLATLPGHWYTAPGIFRREQEHLFEAMWFCAVRGADVDRPGAFRTVQVGRESVLITRNRQGELRAFLNICRHRGARLCTEESGTVRRSLQCPYHAWTYDLDGRLTAAPNLQKMPDIDRVERGLVPVRLREWLGYVWVCLAEDPPSFEETVVGAVADRLGDAASVERYGVAGLALGRRISYDVRANWKLIVENFMECYHCATIHPELTEVLPEFADGLAAQYFVGHGAEFAEEAQGFTVDGSEGFRRIAGIAEEQDRRYYAITVRPQVFLNLVPDHVIMHRMFPLAPDRTLVECDWLYAPEVVASERDLSKSVELFHRVNAQDFDACERTQPAMDSRAYRDGGVLVPSEHHIGAFHRWVTDHVPTPDAEECP; from the coding sequence ATGACTGTGGCTCCCGAGTCCCCCGCCGCCACGACCCCCAGTCTGCTCGCCACTCTCCCCGGCCACTGGTACACCGCTCCCGGGATCTTCCGGCGGGAGCAGGAGCACCTGTTCGAGGCCATGTGGTTCTGCGCGGTGCGCGGGGCCGATGTGGACCGGCCGGGTGCGTTCCGCACCGTGCAGGTCGGCCGGGAGAGCGTGCTGATCACCCGCAACCGACAGGGTGAGCTGCGGGCGTTCCTCAACATCTGCCGTCACCGCGGCGCCCGGCTGTGCACCGAGGAGTCCGGGACGGTGCGGCGCTCGCTGCAGTGCCCGTACCACGCCTGGACCTACGATCTGGACGGCAGGCTCACCGCCGCCCCCAACCTTCAGAAGATGCCCGATATCGACCGGGTCGAGCGCGGACTGGTGCCGGTGCGGCTTCGCGAATGGCTCGGCTATGTCTGGGTCTGCCTGGCCGAGGATCCACCATCGTTCGAGGAGACGGTCGTCGGGGCGGTGGCCGACCGGCTCGGCGACGCGGCATCCGTGGAGCGCTACGGCGTGGCGGGGCTGGCGCTGGGCCGCCGGATCTCCTATGACGTCCGGGCCAACTGGAAGCTGATCGTCGAGAACTTCATGGAGTGCTACCACTGCGCGACGATCCATCCCGAACTCACCGAGGTGCTGCCGGAGTTCGCCGACGGCCTCGCGGCGCAGTATTTCGTCGGGCACGGCGCCGAGTTCGCCGAGGAGGCCCAGGGGTTCACGGTGGACGGCAGCGAAGGGTTCCGCCGCATCGCAGGGATCGCCGAGGAACAGGACCGCCGCTACTACGCGATCACGGTACGGCCGCAGGTCTTCCTCAACCTGGTCCCCGACCACGTGATCATGCACCGGATGTTTCCGCTCGCCCCCGATCGCACACTGGTCGAATGCGACTGGCTCTACGCACCCGAGGTGGTGGCGTCCGAGCGGGATCTGTCGAAGTCGGTGGAGCTGTTCCACCGGGTCAACGCCCAGGACTTCGACGCCTGTGAGCGCACCCAGCCCGCCATGGACTCCCGCGCCTACCGCGACGGCGGGGTACTCGTCCCCAGCGAACACCACATCGGCGCCTTTCATCGATGGGTGACCGACCATGTCCCGACCCCCGACGCGGAGGAATGCCCGTGA